In Melopsittacus undulatus isolate bMelUnd1 chromosome 22, bMelUnd1.mat.Z, whole genome shotgun sequence, the genomic window TCCAGTGGCAATTCCCAACTATTCCCACTGTGTGGCAGTGTCGGATCACTCTCTATCCAGCTCCTCAATCCAAGAGCTTTTTGGGGCCCAAGTTTTCCTCCCATTTGGCttattcccacttttcccatcttcctcccaccccaggGCAAAGGCGTCAGTGGGGCTCGGAAGAAGCTGGATGCAGCAATCTTGGAAGACCGGGATAAGCCCTATGCTTGCGACAGTGAGTATGGAAAACCGGGATGGGCTCTTTGGGTTGATCCATTGGGTTTTCCATTGGGATTCGGGATGGAAACCACCAAATCCCAGGGAATTGGACCCCTGGGGAGGGTGTTTTTGACACCCGTGCGTCGGTGGGTGGACGTGGTTGGAGTTTTCCCACCGGGAATGCTGGAATCTCGCCCTGACCGAAGGGCTGTgcatggaacaaaggaggatAAACCTCTCCCGGTGTTGCAAAGAGCCCTGGAAAGGTGGGAAGCAGCTTCCCACTGGGATCCGTGTCTGGAGCCGGCTCGAATCCCATTATCCCACCCTTGGCCTCTCATCCCACTTCCTGAGGTTGTAGCTGTGAAATGCACCATTCCTGCTCCGCTTCGAGTCCCATCCAGTGGGAATTCACTTCCCAATCCCACTCATTGGGTGGGAAAAGCCAGGAATGCCATagggaacagcagcaaagccaagGGGCGAGTGAGGCTTTGGAATGCCCTTCCTGTCTTCTTCCTGCTGTCCTGCACCAGCTGCCACCTCCTTCTTCCCGACCccctttccctgttttcctgaTCCCAAAGTGTGTTATTCCTGCCTGTTGGAAGCATGGcctgggatgtgtgtgtgtgtgttgggtgTTCTCACGActcttctttctgtgtttcagataGTTACAAACAAAAGCATTCCTTGAAACCTCCCGACCGAGGTAGTCACTCTCTGTCTGCTTTTATACTTCCTGCCTTTCCTATTCCCAACAATTCCCAATCCCACCCCCAAATCCAGGGAtttctgccccccccccctcttcccttttcaaCCTCACTCAAGCCAAAGGGgtaaggggagggaaggaaggaccCAGCGGCTGCCTCCGACCTCACTGCTCCGTTCCTGACCCTTATccagcagggaagagcagagggaaaacagctGAATCCCTCTCCTGCTGGCAGGGAAAACATGGAGTTATCCATAAAACCCCATTCCCGGCTCCTGCATCCCGGGATTGAAGAGCTGACAACGGCTTGAGCGCTGCTTCCATGCCCAAGCCAACACTGATGGGCATTGAGGCTCCCTATGCGGCCAATGGGATCGTATGGATGGCTTGGAAAACCGGGAATGGCCCCGATCCATGCTCGGGGCTCGGAGTGATCCCGTTTGTGTTCACATTCCTGCCTGGATTTAGGGCTTGGAGTGGCCTTTAAGCCGCAGGGGGTTGGGAAGGAGCCGCCTCCTGCCAGCTCCGGGTGGCTGCTCCAGGCCCTGACCCCGGAGCCTTGGAATTCCATGTAATAAGGTTGTAATTGCTGGTTCAGGGCTGCCTGCGACATTCCAGAGCTGCCCAGGAGCAGTTTTCCATGGAGACAGTGGGGAATGGGGAGAGCATCCCCAAGATCCAACACTGCTGCTTCCATAGGGATCCAGCCCCATTCCCGGCTGCTTCCCATTGGCTTGGCAGCCACGAGAGAGGCCTGGAAGTGCATCCAGGTTGGGATGTTCCCAAAAAGCTCCAAGCTTAGGGAATCTCATCCCAAAGTGACCTTTTCCCTGGTTTTCCAGGCCTGGAAGTGGATCCAGGTTGGGATGTTCCAGAAGAGCTCCAAGCTTAGGGAATCTCATCCCAAAGTGACCTTTTCCCTGGTTTTCCATGGAAAGATGCAGGGAAATCCATTGTTAAATCCCCTAAATCCCACtctggcttttcccagagggaTTTGAAGCCAATCCCATCCTTGTGCTGGCTGGGAAAGCCGGATCCGGCTCCATGCTCTTCCTACCAGGCTGGGAATTGGGTTCTGGAGCTTCCCACTTCCCATAGAACACCCTGGAAAACCGGTATTGACAACATAGGAGCCCATTCCCTGGCTGGGAATGCGATTCCCAATCCATGGATACTGGGATCTTTCCCTAAGGAAGCTCATTCCATAAGGAACGTGCACATTTCCTGATGTGGTTTCCCTAGGCACATGTGGAGGAGCCGAGTGGATCCAGAAGGGAACAGAGCTGGAATGTTCCCTTGGATTCCCAAAACCTGgaattttccccttccttcacCTTGGAAACAGCCTGGAATTAACCCAGCTGCTTTAGgagatggggtttggggtgggcAATGCACCCTGGGAGCATCATTCCAACCGGGATTGATCCCAGTTCGCTCCCGAACACCCACTGAATCCAATGGGATCCAGTGggagtcttctccaggcccGATCCGGAGCTTCCACCCTTTTCCATAGGGAATTCCGAGGTGGATCAGTAACACTTCCCCAGTGCTTTTGGGGGCTGCCGGATGCTTCGGGATGCGTCGGGAATGCTGCTCCCTCTGATCCTTCCCGGTTCTATCCCTAGTTTGTGGGAAGCGCTACAAGAACCGCCCGGGATTGAGCTACCACTATGCTCATTCCCACctggcagaggaggaaggagacgACAAGGACGATTCCCAGCCCCCGACTCCCGTTTCCCAGCGATCCGAGGAGCAGAAATGTAAGGAAAACCCCTTTTCCCAGCTAAAATCCAATGGGAAAGCTGCCACATCCCTTGGCATtgagcagcatccccatcccgaTGCTTTGGCATCATCCTAAGCGCTTGGATAAGGCTGGAAAAGCCATTCCCAACATCAGGATTGGGTCGTATGGAAGCGTTTTCCCATTTCCCAATGCTATTCCCAATGCTATTCCCAATGTtattcccattgatcccagccAAGAAAGGTCCGGATGGTCTGGCCCTTCCCAACAACTACTGCGACTTCTGCTTGGGAGATTCCAAGATCAACAAGAAAACAGGACAACCGGAAGAGCTGGTGTCCTGCTCCGACTGTGGGCGCTCAGGTAGGGACAGGCACAACGCGGAGCCGGTCGGGAATGGCCGGGAATGGGATGTGATCCTCATGCCGAGCGGCATTCCCATAGGACACCCGTCCTGCCTCCAGTTCACCCCAGTGATGATGGCGGCCGTCAAGACCTACCGCTGGCAATGCATCGAGTGCAAGTGCTGCAACATCTGTGGCACCTCCGAGAATGATGTGAGCGTTGGGAATGCCGTTGGGAATGCGGGttgggaatagtgggaataacccccccacccccccccggGATAGTGGGAATAACCCCCCCACCCACCCCAGGATAGTGGGAATAACACTGCAGGGATACAGTGTAAACTGTGTGGGATAATCCTCTGAGGATACTGGGAATGCCGTTGGGAATGCGGCttgggaatagtgggaataaccccccacccccccttggATAGTGGGAATAACCCCCACACCCTCCTGGGATAGTGGGAATAACACTGCAGGGATAGGGGTGTAAACTGTGGGATAATCCTCTGAGGATACTGGGAATGCCATTGGGAATGCGGGttgggaatagtgggaataaccccccccaccctcccagGATAGTGGGAATAACACTGCAGGGATACAGTGTAAACTGTGTGGGAGCAATCCTCTGAGGATACTGGGAATGCCATTGGGAATATGGCttgggaatagtgggaataacccccccacccctcctgGGATAGTGGGAATAACCCCACCCCCCCCGGGATACTGGGAATAACACCACAGGGATACAGTGTAAACTGTGTGGGATAATCCTCTGAGGATACTGGGAATGCCACTGGGAGAGCAGGAATTGCCCTATGGGATAGTGGGAATAGGCCCGCAGGGATAATGGGAATGCCAACCTGGGAGTGAGAATGGCCTGTGGGGAAAGCAGGAATAGCGACCGGGAGAGTGGGAATGAGCCCCAAGACAGTTGGGATAATCCCTAGGGATAACAGGAATAATCCTCAGGGACAATGGGAATACTGAGCTGGGACAGTGGGAATAATCCCTAGGGATAGTGGATATAGCTCCCCCTGGGACAATGGGAATAACCCTTGGAACAGTGGGAATAACTCATGGGACAATGGGAATACCCCCAAAATAAAGGGAATACCCCCCAAATCCAATGGGAAAGTTGCTGGAGGAATCCTCAGGCTTCAGGTCTGGGATTCGCTGCCAATCCCAAGGGATCCTTATCCCAAAGCCACATTGCATTATCCCGGTATTCCCACTTTGGCTCAGGATCAGCTGCTGTTCTGTGATGACTGCGACCGTGGGTACCACATGTACTGCCTGACCCCCCCCATGTCGGAGCCTCCCGAGGGTGAGTGCTGCTTCCCTATGGAATTCCCAGTCTGGAATGGGAAGAACACAGGGAATTGAGTGCAGgttttccagctcttcccattattcctctgctctgctgcaggaaaggtccttgagcagggagggaaggtttgggatgggaaggatggatattgggatgggaagggtggattttgggatgggaaggatggattttgggatgggaaggatggattttgggatgggaaggatggatattgggatgggaaggatggaTATTGGGATGGGAAGGGTGGATattgggatgggaaggatggattttgggatgggaaggatggatattgggatgggaaggatggaTTTTGGAGTGGGAAGAATGGATTTTGGATGAGAAGGATGGATttggggatgggaaggatggaTTTTGGGGTGGGAAGGATGGATtttgggatgggaaggatggaTTTTGGAGTGGGAAGGATGGATTTTGGGGTGGGAAGGATGGATTTTGGGATGGGAAGGATTTTGGGATGGGAAGAATGGATtttgggatgggaaggatggatttggggatgggaaggatggaTTTTGCAATGGGAAGGATGGATTTGGGAATGGGAAGGATGGATTTTGGATGGGAAGGATGGATTTTGGGATGGGAacctccatccctcccatcccaaGTCTCTCCCTATGTGCTGATGAAGCCAAGCAGGatcattcctcctcctcctcctcctcttcctccccttgtGCTTGTGCTGACTCAGCCTTCCAAGCCCAAATTCCCATCAGGAGCCCTGATGATCCCTCAGGAATCATTAATCCCATTGGGATTAACTATCAACCCCTCTGTCCTCCTGCCCAGGAATCTCATTCCCGACCTCatcattcccaatgggaatgctCCCACCTCACCCTGTCTCCCATCTCTCCAtagggagctggagctgccacTTGTGTCTGGATCTGCTCAAGGAGAAAGCCTCCATCTACCAGAACCAGAACAATTCCTGATCCCAATCCATTGGGATGTGCTTCCCGATCCATGCGGTTCCCTATTGGTTTGGggcctttcctcttccttttcccccttttttaaaccttccctttggttttggttCCTTTTGCCTTTATTCCTCTCAATCCCTTGGGAAAGGGGCTTGGGATTGATGGGATTTTACCCCACGAGGGTTTAGCTCCCCCCTCACAACCCAATGGGACATCCCATTGGGATCCCATTGGGATATCCCATGGGGATCCCATTGGAACAACCCATGGGGATCCCAATGGGACAACCCATGGGGATCCCATTGGAACAACCCATGGGGATCCCATTGGAACAACCCATGGGGATCCCAATGGGACAACCCATGGGGATCCCATTGGAACATCCCATGGGGATCCCATTGGAACAACCCATGGGGATCCCAATGGGACAACCCATGGGGATCCCATTGGAACAACCCATGGGGACAtccccccatccctatggatcccattgCTGCACATGGCACAGGCTGGGCCTTTCCCATCGCCATTCCCGGCTTTCCAGCCctatccctgccccacagcattCCAGACCCTTCCCATCCCCCTTTCCATAGGGACACATCAGATCccatgcagggctggggggggggggaggggctgttTGTGcagtttggggcttttttggtgcagttttgggatttttatgttttttctgttaaatttgggggttttttgttaaattttgagggttttgttaaatttggggattttgggtcagtttggctttttttggttAAATTTAGGGTCTTTTTACtatttttgggggggattttgttcagttttgagGCTTTGTTAAATTTGGGGGGATTTGGTTCATTTTGGGGGGATTTCGTTGATTTTGGGGAGGTTTTGGTGAATTTTGGGGTGGGttcattttggggtttgtgggtttcttacgttttgggcttttttgttcaCTTTGGGGGAAATTGTCCcattttgggtgattttgttcagttttggggGATTTCTGTTAAATTTCAGGGGGGGTTATCAGATTTCACATTTTTTGTTCAATTTGGGGTAATTTTCGTTcagttttgaggttttttgtcCAGTTTTGAGGTTTCTTGCTGAAACCTCTTGGGTTTGGTTAAATTTGGGGCATTTTCTTAacttttggggggtttttgtCCCATTTTgagttttttgggggggattgTTCACTTTTGCCCATTTTGGAGCCCTCAGACTTTCATTTCCTGCTTTATTTGCCCCTTTCCCCCTCATTTTTACCCCCCCCAATGAGGCCTTagaccccaacccccccccatcacACAGGGTTTGTTATGGGGCttgagggggggggagggggagaagccACTTTCAGCCCCAAACCATTGTGGGGAtaccccaacccccccccccccaagcccctccccccaccccccccaacccctcccccccccccaagggtCCCATTGACTGAATGTGCCTGGTTTTTGTAAGAATCAACTTAAAAACACCTACCTCCGACCCCTCCCCCCACCACCTGCACCCcaattcccctcccccctccccctcacctttgaccccccccccagcaaagAGGAGCCAgttgggatgggggagagaaccCCCCCAGAACCAGCCCTGGGAGCAGGAAAAGGGGCTCAAAGGGATGAAAATGGCCCCAAAAATGAGTGAAATAGCCCTAAAATGGgcaaaatagccccaaaattgactgaaatagccaaaaaaaatgacttaaatAGCCCCAAAATTGACTGAAATAACCAAAAAAATGACTGACATAGCCCTAAAATGGGCGAAATAGCCCCAAAATTGATGGAAATAGCCAAAAAGATGACTGAAAAGCCCCTGGATTGGCTGAAATAGCTAAAAATTGGGCCAAATAGCCCCTAGGATGACCAAAATAGCCCCGAAAATGACTAAGGTAATGcctaaaatgacagaaatagcCCCAAAATAACCCTTAAAATGACTGAAATAGTCCCAAGAGTGATTGAAATGGGTCCAAAATTGAGGAAAATAGCCCCAAAAGTTACTGAAATAGGCCCAAAATGACCAGAATAGCCCTAAAGTGGCCCCAAAATGACAAACAGCCCCCAAATGGCTGAAATTGTCCCCAAAATGAGTCAAATGGCCCCAAATCTGCTCGGATTTAACCCAAATCCTCCGGCAATGgctcctctccccccaccccaagcgCGATGCAGCTCCTGGTGACAACCAACACGTTTGGGTGACATCGGATGGTGATCTGGTGACAACCAACAGCGTTCCGGTGATGTCCAGCCATGGTTTGGTGACAACCAACAGCCTTCTGGTGACATCCAGCAGCGTTCCAATGACATCCAGCCATGGTTTGGTGACAACCAACAGCGTTCCGGTGATGTCCAACCATGGTTTGGTGACATCCAAGTGTTTCAGTGACATCCAACCATGGTTTGGTGACAACCAACAGCGTTCCAATGACGTCCAACAGCGTTCCAGTGATGTCCAACCATGGTTTGGTGACATCCAACCATGGTTTGGTGACAACCAACAGCGTTCCGGTGACGTCCAACCATGTTCTGGTGATGTCCAGCCATGGTTTGGTGACAACCAACAGCGTTCCAGTGATGTCCAACCATGGTTGGGTGACATCCAGCCATAGTTTGGTGACAACCAACAGCGTTCTGGTGACGTCCAACAGCATTCTGGTGACATCCAACCATGGTTTGGTGACAACCAACACCATTCCAGTGTTTCCAACCATGGTTTGGTGACAACCAACAGCATTCCGGTGACGTCCAACCATGGTTTGGTGACATCCAACACCGTTCCAGTGACTCCCAACCATGGCATCCAACAACATTCTGACAACCCAACATCATCCAGGTGACACCCAACGTGTTCTGGTGACAACAACCGTGGTTTGGTGACAACCAAAGACATTGTGGTGGCAACCAACAGCGTTCTGGTGACATCCAGCAGTGATTTGGTGGTACCTGACAGACGTTGTGGTGACAACCACCAGCCTGGTGGTGACAACCACCACATCCCAGTGCCACTGGGGCTGTTCCCAGTGTTCCCACTCCCGTTGGATCCGGTAAACTCCACAAAGTGACACCAAACCAGCTGCTTTTGTAATAAAACCATAGAAACGGTGGTGGGGGCTTCTCTATGGGCTTGTATTGGGGTTGTGCCCTTGATTTTGGGGTGAATAAGTCCCATTTAGCTGCTTGGATGAGGCTTCTCTTTGGGCTTGTATTGGGGTTGTGCCCTCTGATTTTGGGGTGAATAAGTCCCATTTAGGAGCTGGAATTGGGCTTCTCTATGGGCTTGTATTGGGGTTGTGCCCCTTGATTTTGGGGTGAATAAGTCCCATTTAGGGGCTGGAATTGGGCTTCTCCATGTGCTTGTATTGGGGTTGTGCCCTTGATTTTGGGGTGAATCAGTCCCATTTAGGGACTGGGATTTGGCTTCTCCATGGGCTTGTATTGGGATTGTGCCCCTTGATTTTGGGGTGAATAAGTCCCATTTAGGGGCTGGAATTGGGCTTCTCTATGGGCTTGTATTGGGGTTGTGCACCCTGATTTTGGGGTGAATACGTCCCATTTAGGGGCTGGGATGAGGCTTCTCCATGGGCTTGTATTGAGGTTGTGCCCCCTTCCCCTGCTGTATTTTTGGGGTGAAACCCACCCAATTTGgggtttcccctcccccccattctCACCAAACTCAATCCCTTCcatagcttttattttgcagcaaaATCACCCAAATTAGGTCCCAAGGGGGGAtttttggggcattttgggCCTCTTTTGGTGTCAACCCCATCATTGGGGTGAATAAATAGCGTTGGGTGCAGGATGATGCCCCCAGGGTCCGGGTACCAGGGCCCATCCTGGTCCCCTTCAGGCGCTGTccttggtgctggtgctgctcagggGGATGCTGAGCTCCTTGTCCTTGAGGTGTCCTGCTCTGGGGTACCAGGGGGGGAGAAATACCCCAAATCTTTAGGGTTTGAACCCAAAACTAAGCCAAGCCCTGCTTAACATCCCAaacccttcatcccaaacccttcatcccattccatcccaaaCCCTTCATCCCTTCCTATCCCAACCCCttcatcccttcccatcccaaccccttcatcccatcccaaatctttcctcccttcccatcccaaaccctttatcccttcccatcccaaccccttcatcccttcccatcccaaccccttcatcccttcccatcccaaccccttcatcccttcccatcccaaacccttcatcccatcccaaacccttcatcccatcccaaacccttcatcccttcccatcccaaacccTTTATCCCTTGGCATCCCAAACCCTttatcccttcccatcccaaaccctttatc contains:
- the DPF2 gene encoding zinc finger protein ubi-d4 isoform X2, translating into MAAVVQNVVKLLGEQYYRDAMEQCHNYNARLCAERSVRLPFLDSQTGVAQSNCYIWMEKRHRGPGLAAGQLYSYPARRWRKKRRAHPPEDPRLAFPSIKPDTEQSLKKDGLLAQDGSSLEALLRTEPLEKRNLPDPRLDDDSLGEFPVTNSRARKRILEPDDFLDDLDDEDYEEDTPKRRGKGKAKGKGVSGARKKLDAAILEDRDKPYACDNSYKQKHSLKPPDRVCGKRYKNRPGLSYHYAHSHLAEEEGDDKDDSQPPTPVSQRSEEQKSKKGPDGLALPNNYCDFCLGDSKINKKTGQPEELVSCSDCGRSGHPSCLQFTPVMMAAVKTYRWQCIECKCCNICGTSENDDQLLFCDDCDRGYHMYCLTPPMSEPPEGSWSCHLCLDLLKEKASIYQNQNNS
- the DPF2 gene encoding zinc finger protein ubi-d4 isoform X1, whose product is MAAVVQNVVKLLGEQYYRDAMEQCHNYNARLCAERSVRLPFLDSQTGVAQSNCYIWMEKRHRGPGLAAGQLYSYPARRWRKKRRAHPPEDPRLAFPSIKPDTEQSLKKDGLLAQDGSSLEALLRTEPLEKRNLPDPRLDDDSLGEFPVTNSRARKRILEPDDFLDDLDDEDYEEDTPKRRGKGKAKGKGVSGARKKLDAAILEDRDKPYACDICGKRYKNRPGLSYHYAHSHLAEEEGDDKDDSQPPTPVSQRSEEQKSKKGPDGLALPNNYCDFCLGDSKINKKTGQPEELVSCSDCGRSGHPSCLQFTPVMMAAVKTYRWQCIECKCCNICGTSENDDQLLFCDDCDRGYHMYCLTPPMSEPPEGSWSCHLCLDLLKEKASIYQNQNNS